The following coding sequences lie in one Serratia symbiotica genomic window:
- the gnd gene encoding 6-phosphogluconate dehydrogenase,decarboxylating, giving the protein MSKRQIGVIGMAVMGRNLALNLESNGYFVSIFNRSYYKVNKIVSEHSEKKIFPYKNIKDFILSLKKPRCILLMIKSGKAIDNIIFSLIPYLDKGDILIDGGNTYYKDTIRRNKELFDKGFYFIGAGISGGEEGALNGPSIMPGGQKEAYELISPIFKKISAVVDGNPCVTYIGNDGSGHYVKMVHNGIEYGDMQLIAETYFLLKQILNFNNEQLSEIFSIWNQGELNSYLIEITVNIFSKKDSKNNYLIDLILDKADNKETGKWTSQSALDLGESLSLITESVFARYLSSLKDQRIEASKVLNGPKKKLFVGNKIEFIEKLRCALYLGKIISYAQGFSQLRIASKKNKWNLNYSEIARIFRSGCIIRSYFLEKIQDAYTKNIDIVNLLLTPYFKRISNEYQQSLRDIVSYAVKYGIPIPAFSSAISYYDSYRSEILPANLIQAQRDYFGSHTYHRIDKKGIFHTKWCK; this is encoded by the coding sequence TCTATATTTAACCGTTCATATTATAAAGTAAATAAAATTGTTTCAGAACATTCTGAAAAAAAAATTTTTCCATATAAAAATATTAAAGATTTTATTTTATCATTAAAAAAACCAAGATGTATTTTATTAATGATTAAATCCGGTAAAGCAATAGATAATATAATTTTTTCTTTAATTCCTTATTTAGATAAGGGTGATATTTTGATTGATGGTGGAAATACTTATTATAAAGATACTATTCGTCGTAATAAAGAATTATTTGACAAAGGATTTTATTTTATAGGTGCTGGTATTTCAGGTGGAGAAGAAGGTGCATTAAATGGACCTTCAATTATGCCTGGTGGTCAAAAAGAAGCATATGAACTTATATCACCAATCTTTAAAAAAATTTCTGCAGTAGTAGATGGTAATCCTTGTGTAACTTATATTGGTAATGATGGTTCAGGTCATTATGTTAAAATGGTACATAATGGTATTGAATATGGTGATATGCAGTTAATTGCAGAAACTTATTTTTTATTAAAACAGATCTTAAATTTTAATAATGAACAATTATCTGAAATTTTTTCTATATGGAATCAAGGTGAATTAAATAGTTATTTAATAGAAATTACTGTAAATATTTTTAGTAAAAAAGATTCTAAAAATAATTATTTAATAGATTTGATATTAGATAAAGCAGATAATAAAGAAACTGGTAAATGGACTAGTCAAAGTGCATTAGATTTAGGTGAATCTTTATCATTAATTACTGAATCTGTATTTGCACGTTATTTGTCTTCATTAAAAGATCAACGTATTGAAGCATCTAAAGTTTTAAACGGTCCTAAAAAAAAATTATTTGTTGGAAATAAAATAGAATTTATTGAAAAATTACGTTGTGCGTTATATTTAGGAAAAATAATTTCTTATGCACAAGGTTTTTCTCAATTAAGAATAGCTTCCAAAAAAAATAAATGGAATTTAAATTATAGTGAAATTGCTAGAATTTTTCGTTCAGGTTGTATTATTCGTTCTTATTTTTTAGAAAAAATTCAAGATGCTTATACTAAAAACATTGATATTGTAAATTTACTTTTAACACCGTATTTTAAAAGAATTTCTAATGAATATCAACAATCATTACGTGATATAGTATCTTATGCAGTAAAATATGGAATTCCTATTCCAGCTTTTTCTTCAGCTATTTCTTATTATGATAGTTATCGTTCTGAGATTTTACCTGCTAATTTAATTCAAGCACAACGTGATTATTTTGGTTCACATACTTATCATCGTATTGATAAAAAAGGTATTTTTCATACTAAATGGTGTAAATAA
- a CDS encoding Putative Trans-2-enoyl-CoA reductase (Predicted based upon similarity to PFAM Eno-Rase_NADH_b, Enoyl_reductase, Eno-Rase_FAD_bd and related proteins in nr) has protein sequence MIIKPKIRGFICTTAHPEGCEANVNKQISYIKSCNKLKNGPKKILIIGASTGYGLASRINSAFSGDGGDTIGIFLEKNGNNNKTGSAGWYNSFAFHKAAKKSGLYSKNINGDAFSNECKKNTINIIKKDLGKIDLIIYSLASSVRKIPNNNKIIRSVIKPIGKTYNTITINTKKDSIVQTTIEPANKQEIIDTISVMGGQDWELWIDALIDANVLADNVKTISYSYIGTSITWPIYRHGTLGKAKEHLENTAKNINKKLKFNGGNAYIAILKSVVTQASSAIPVMPLYISILFKIMKEKNIHEGCIEQIQRLFQTKLYTQNITKKYDNYYRLDEWELHDNIQNACYKILSKINQDNLYKLTDYLNYKKEFLRLFGFGLPNINYDKFSNHIINFDTINLI, from the coding sequence ATGATTATCAAACCTAAAATTCGTGGTTTTATTTGTACTACAGCTCATCCAGAAGGTTGTGAAGCTAATGTAAATAAACAAATTTCTTATATAAAATCATGTAATAAATTAAAAAACGGACCTAAAAAAATATTAATTATTGGTGCATCTACTGGTTATGGATTGGCTTCTCGTATCAATTCTGCATTTAGTGGTGATGGAGGAGATACTATTGGTATTTTTTTAGAAAAAAATGGTAATAATAATAAAACTGGTTCAGCAGGATGGTATAATTCTTTTGCTTTTCATAAAGCTGCTAAAAAATCAGGATTATATTCTAAAAATATAAATGGCGATGCATTTTCTAATGAATGCAAAAAAAATACAATTAACATAATAAAAAAAGATCTTGGAAAAATTGATTTAATAATTTATTCTTTAGCTTCTTCTGTTCGTAAAATTCCAAATAATAATAAAATAATACGTTCTGTAATCAAACCTATAGGAAAAACTTATAATACTATAACAATTAATACTAAAAAAGATAGTATAGTACAAACTACAATTGAACCAGCTAATAAACAAGAAATTATTGATACTATATCTGTTATGGGTGGTCAAGATTGGGAACTTTGGATAGATGCATTAATTGATGCTAATGTTTTAGCGGATAATGTTAAAACTATTTCATATTCTTATATTGGAACATCAATTACATGGCCAATCTATAGACATGGAACTTTAGGTAAAGCAAAAGAACATTTAGAAAATACTGCTAAAAATATTAATAAAAAATTAAAATTTAATGGTGGTAATGCTTATATTGCAATATTAAAATCTGTTGTTACTCAAGCTTCTTCTGCAATTCCAGTTATGCCTCTATATATTTCTATTTTATTTAAAATAATGAAAGAAAAAAATATACATGAAGGTTGCATTGAACAAATACAACGTTTATTTCAAACTAAATTATATACTCAAAATATCACAAAAAAATATGATAATTACTATCGATTAGATGAATGGGAATTACATGATAATATTCAAAATGCTTGTTATAAAATTTTATCTAAAATAAATCAAGATAATCTTTATAAATTAACCGATTACTTAAATTATAAAAAAGAATTTTTACGTTTATTTGGATTTGGTTTACCAAATATTAATTATGATAAATTTTCAAATCATATAATAAATTTTGATACAATTAATTTAATTTGA
- the rdgB gene encoding dITP/XTP pyrophosphatase: protein MKKIVLATSNPRKIYEFTDLLSNTEIEIISQKKLGVNSIQETGLTFVENAILKARNATKKTGLPAISDDSGLSVDILGGAPGIYSARYAAKNATDQQNIDKLLHLLKNVPQNYRKAKFHCILVYMRNENDPLPLICYGDWMGEITVKSIKKSGLGYDPIFYLPKLNCTAGDLNQKEKNIISHRGKAMKLMLSFIKSI, encoded by the coding sequence ATGAAAAAAATTGTTCTTGCTACTTCTAATCCAAGAAAAATATATGAATTTACTGATTTATTATCTAATACTGAAATAGAAATAATTTCACAAAAAAAATTAGGCGTTAATTCTATTCAAGAAACTGGTTTAACATTTGTTGAAAATGCTATTTTAAAAGCAAGAAATGCAACAAAAAAAACAGGATTACCAGCAATTTCAGATGATTCTGGTTTATCAGTAGATATACTTGGAGGTGCACCAGGAATTTATTCCGCACGTTATGCAGCAAAAAATGCTACTGATCAACAAAATATTGATAAATTATTACATTTATTAAAAAATGTACCACAAAATTATCGTAAAGCAAAATTTCATTGTATATTAGTTTATATGCGAAATGAAAATGATCCTTTACCTTTAATATGTTACGGAGATTGGATGGGTGAAATTACTGTTAAATCAATAAAAAAATCTGGATTAGGTTACGATCCTATTTTTTATTTACCAAAATTAAATTGTACTGCAGGAGATTTAAACCAAAAAGAAAAAAATATAATATCTCATCGTGGTAAAGCAATGAAATTAATGCTATCTTTTATAAAATCAATATAA
- the lspA gene encoding Lipoprotein signal peptidase, producing MNKIIFSTGLRWLWIGIIVSTLDFLSKQYIYYNMILGCTKPIIPLLNLYYTHNYGIAFSFLSEYNFWKYCFIICVPIIIILSLLLMMYYNHSKDKFINIAYSFTIGGSFGNLQDRLLNGFVIDFIDLYIGNVHYPTFNIADIFICIGMIMIMFKTSLYQK from the coding sequence ATAAATAAAATAATTTTTTCAACTGGTTTACGATGGTTATGGATAGGAATCATAGTATCAACATTAGATTTTTTAAGTAAACAATATATATATTATAATATGATTTTAGGTTGTACAAAACCTATAATACCATTATTAAATTTATATTATACTCATAATTATGGTATTGCATTTAGTTTTTTATCTGAATACAATTTTTGGAAATATTGTTTTATAATTTGTGTACCTATTATTATTATATTATCATTGTTATTAATGATGTATTATAATCATTCTAAAGATAAATTTATAAATATTGCTTATTCTTTTACAATAGGTGGTTCATTTGGTAATCTTCAAGATCGTTTGTTAAATGGATTTGTAATTGATTTTATTGATCTTTATATTGGTAATGTACATTATCCTACTTTTAATATAGCAGATATATTTATATGTATAGGTATGATAATGATTATGTTCAAAACATCTTTATATCAAAAATAA
- the ileS gene encoding Isoleucine--tRNA ligase, producing MNNYKDTLNLPETKFPMRANLTICEPIILERWYKEDLYNLIRTAKKGKKLFILHDGPPYANGNIHIGHSVNKILKDIIIKSKGLSGFDSPYIPGWDCHGLPIELKIEKLYGIPGKKLSTSDFRKKCREYANKQIEIQKKDLIRLGIFGDWKNPYLTMDFKIEANTVRTLGKIINNGNIFKGIKPVHWCTNCISSLSELEIEYYNKTSLSIYVTFHAINTNIVASKFGIYHSLKSISLIIWTTTPWTLPANRAILLHPNFTYQLIQANNEFFILVDKLVKNVMENIGIKKWIIIGHCKGSELLLLYFKHPFMNFSVPIILDENVILNIGTGIIHIAGGHGPEDFIISQKYNIEIINIVKSDGCYLNNIHPLLNNQFVLKSNKLIINLLNQKNTLLYQKKIIHTYPHCWRHKTPTIFRTTPQWFISMNKKGLRKKILEEIKNVHWITEGSQTKIKNMIKNRPDWCISRQRTWGVPMSLWIHNKTKQLHPRSMDLIEETAKQIEKKGIQAYWDLKSSDFINIDTINYSKISDTLDVWFDSGATHTSVIDMRPEFYGHTADMYLEGSDQYRGWFMSSLIISIAIKGFAPYKQVLTHGFTVDNKGRKMSKSLGNTISPQEITNKLGSDILRLWVASTDYTNEITVSNEIFKRISESYRKIRNTARFLLANLKGFDPNTDCIQPKKMIILDKWIEGQAQKTQLNIKKNYENYNFKGVVQCITQFCSITMGSFYLDIIKDRQYTTKKNSIAHRSCQTALFHIIEALVRWIAPIMSFTADEIWRFLPGKRSKYVFTEEWYDGLSHFQNNEKMNNEFWNKIIQIKTEVNKILEQARTNKYLKNPLEIALTLYTNNELEIQLKSLKHELKFIFLTSEAYIKPLNDAPIEAQSSKLIKELKINIQIAKGKKCPRCWHYVTNIKKVTENITLCKRCITNVIGNGEKRYYV from the coding sequence ATGAATAATTATAAAGATACCTTAAACTTACCGGAAACAAAATTTCCTATGCGTGCTAATTTAACAATATGTGAACCTATTATTCTTGAACGTTGGTATAAAGAAGATTTATATAATTTAATACGTACTGCTAAAAAAGGTAAAAAATTATTTATTTTACATGATGGACCACCATATGCTAATGGAAACATTCATATTGGACATTCTGTCAATAAAATTCTTAAAGATATTATTATTAAATCAAAAGGATTATCTGGGTTTGATTCACCATATATCCCAGGATGGGATTGTCATGGATTACCAATTGAATTAAAAATTGAAAAATTATATGGTATACCAGGTAAAAAATTAAGTACTTCTGATTTCCGAAAAAAATGTCGTGAATATGCTAATAAACAAATAGAAATACAAAAAAAAGATCTTATTCGTCTCGGTATATTTGGTGATTGGAAAAATCCATATTTAACTATGGATTTTAAAATTGAAGCTAATACTGTTAGAACTTTAGGAAAAATCATTAATAATGGTAATATATTTAAAGGTATTAAACCAGTACATTGGTGTACTAATTGTATTTCTTCTTTATCAGAATTAGAAATTGAATATTATAATAAAACTTCTTTATCAATATATGTAACATTTCATGCAATTAATACAAATATAGTTGCATCTAAATTTGGAATATATCATTCATTAAAATCTATTTCACTTATAATATGGACTACTACTCCATGGACTCTACCTGCTAATCGAGCTATTTTATTACATCCTAATTTTACTTATCAATTAATACAAGCTAATAATGAATTTTTTATATTAGTAGATAAACTTGTAAAAAATGTAATGGAAAATATCGGTATAAAAAAATGGATAATTATAGGTCATTGTAAAGGTTCTGAATTATTATTATTATATTTTAAACATCCTTTTATGAATTTTAGTGTTCCGATAATATTAGATGAAAATGTAATATTAAATATTGGAACAGGAATCATTCATATTGCAGGAGGTCATGGTCCCGAAGATTTTATTATTAGTCAAAAATATAATATTGAAATTATTAACATAGTAAAATCAGATGGATGTTATTTAAACAATATTCATCCATTATTAAATAATCAATTTGTATTAAAATCTAATAAATTAATTATAAATTTACTTAATCAAAAAAATACTCTTTTATATCAAAAAAAAATAATACATACTTATCCACATTGCTGGCGTCATAAAACACCTACTATTTTTCGTACTACACCACAATGGTTTATTAGTATGAATAAAAAAGGATTAAGAAAAAAAATATTAGAAGAAATAAAAAATGTTCATTGGATTACAGAAGGTAGTCAAACAAAAATTAAAAATATGATTAAAAATCGTCCAGATTGGTGTATTTCTCGTCAACGTACTTGGGGTGTACCAATGTCATTATGGATACATAACAAAACTAAACAATTACATCCACGTAGTATGGATCTTATAGAAGAAACAGCTAAACAAATTGAAAAAAAAGGAATTCAAGCATATTGGGATTTAAAATCTTCTGATTTTATTAATATAGATACAATAAATTATTCAAAAATATCAGATACTTTAGATGTTTGGTTTGATTCTGGTGCCACTCATACTTCAGTAATTGATATGAGACCTGAATTTTATGGACATACTGCTGATATGTATTTAGAAGGTTCTGATCAATATCGTGGTTGGTTTATGTCATCATTAATTATTTCTATAGCTATAAAAGGTTTTGCTCCTTATAAACAAGTCTTAACTCATGGATTTACTGTGGATAATAAAGGACGAAAAATGTCTAAATCACTTGGTAATACTATTAGTCCACAAGAAATTACAAATAAATTAGGTAGTGATATTTTACGTTTATGGGTAGCCTCTACTGATTATACTAATGAAATAACAGTTTCTAATGAAATTTTTAAACGTATATCTGAATCTTATCGAAAAATTCGTAATACTGCACGTTTTTTATTAGCTAATCTTAAAGGATTTGATCCAAATACAGATTGTATTCAACCAAAAAAAATGATAATACTAGATAAATGGATAGAAGGACAAGCACAAAAAACACAATTAAATATTAAAAAAAATTATGAAAATTATAATTTTAAAGGAGTAGTACAATGTATAACACAATTTTGTTCTATTACCATGGGATCATTTTATCTAGATATAATTAAAGATCGTCAATATACTACAAAAAAAAATAGTATTGCACATCGTAGCTGTCAAACTGCACTTTTTCATATTATAGAAGCATTAGTACGTTGGATAGCTCCAATTATGTCATTTACTGCAGATGAAATATGGAGATTCTTACCAGGTAAACGCTCTAAATATGTATTTACTGAAGAATGGTATGATGGTCTTTCACATTTTCAAAATAATGAAAAAATGAATAATGAATTTTGGAATAAAATAATTCAAATTAAAACAGAAGTTAATAAAATCTTAGAACAAGCACGAACTAATAAATATCTTAAAAATCCATTAGAAATAGCATTAACTTTATATACTAATAATGAATTAGAAATACAATTAAAAAGCTTAAAACATGAATTAAAATTTATATTTTTAACTTCAGAAGCATATATTAAACCATTAAATGATGCACCTATTGAAGCTCAATCTAGCAAATTAATTAAAGAACTTAAAATTAATATTCAAATAGCTAAAGGAAAAAAATGTCCACGTTGTTGGCATTATGTTACTAACATTAAAAAAGTAACAGAAAATATAACTCTTTGTAAGAGATGTATAACTAATGTAATCGGAAACGGTGAAAAAAGATATTATGTTTAA
- the ribF gene encoding Riboflavin biosynthesis protein RibF, translated as MKLIRGIHNIKKYHYNCVLTIGNFDGVHRGHQAILQQLKQEGKRLGLPIIVMFFEPQPLEVLKIKKTPARLTCLRDKIKYLTLTKVDYLLCIKFNSYFASYTAQNFIDELLVKKLGVRLLIVGDDFHFGSKRKGNFNLLKKAGKKNNFTVINTSTLYENNQRISSTGIRNALSKDDLLLAENLLGHPYSISGRVIHGKKIGRTINFPTANLSLKHVITPIKGVYAVEVYGLTPNPIPGVANIGTCPTISGTYQKLEVYLLDIKMDFYGHYIDVVLRTKLRNEKRFSSLNILKQQINNDVIEARKFFKLKTLF; from the coding sequence ATGAAATTAATTCGTGGAATTCATAATATTAAAAAATATCATTATAATTGTGTTTTAACTATTGGTAATTTTGATGGTGTTCATCGTGGACATCAAGCAATACTTCAACAATTAAAACAAGAGGGAAAACGTTTGGGTTTACCTATAATTGTAATGTTTTTTGAACCACAACCACTTGAAGTATTAAAAATAAAAAAAACACCCGCACGCTTAACATGTTTACGAGATAAAATAAAATATTTAACTTTAACAAAAGTTGATTATTTGTTATGTATTAAATTTAATTCATATTTTGCTTCATATACTGCACAAAATTTTATTGATGAATTATTAGTAAAAAAATTAGGAGTTAGATTATTAATTGTTGGAGATGATTTTCATTTTGGTTCAAAACGAAAAGGTAATTTTAATCTTCTAAAAAAAGCTGGTAAAAAAAATAATTTTACTGTAATTAATACATCAACATTATATGAAAATAATCAACGTATTAGTAGTACAGGAATTAGAAATGCATTAAGTAAAGATGATTTATTATTAGCAGAAAATTTACTAGGTCATCCATATAGTATTTCTGGTCGAGTAATACATGGAAAAAAAATAGGACGCACAATAAATTTTCCTACTGCTAATTTATCATTAAAACACGTTATAACTCCTATCAAAGGAGTTTATGCAGTAGAAGTTTATGGTTTAACACCTAATCCTATACCTGGTGTAGCAAATATTGGTACATGTCCTACTATTTCTGGTACATATCAAAAACTAGAAGTATATTTATTAGATATCAAAATGGATTTTTATGGACATTACATTGATGTAGTACTTCGAACAAAATTACGTAATGAAAAACGTTTCTCTTCATTAAATATATTAAAACAACAAATTAATAATGATGTTATAGAAGCTAGAAAATTTTTTAAATTAAAAACATTATTTTAA
- the pcnB gene encoding Poly(A) polymerase I, partial (Shortened 5'-end; Shortened 3'-end; Has lost part of the C-terminal arginine-rich domain; Intact PolyA_pol,PolyA_pol_RNAbd domains; In Escherichia coli, an N-terminally truncated verison of the protein lacking the first 17 amino acid residues and a C-terminal truncated version lacking the last 20 amino acids were shown to be fully active. Additionally, a C-terminal truncated version of the protein lacking the last 142 amino acid residues was shown to have about half as much activity when compared against wild-type protein): protein MTIISHENHLISHKDISKNALKVLYRLNKSGYESYLVGGGVRDLLLGKKPKDFDITTNATPEQVRKLFKNCRLIGRRFRLAHVICGQEIIEVATFRGSHQQLNKYNKHSFYKTQNGMLLRDNIFGSIEEDAKRRDFTINSLYYGVKDFMLRDYFNGLHDLKHGVIRLIGDPETRYREDPVRMLRAIRFSGKLGMVISNETAKLIPFLAPLLHKIPPTRLFEESLKLLLTGYSYPTYISLCKYQLFKLLFPIIARDFTSNCSTLIKCTLTEILKYIDYRFQNGKHVHPAFLFAAILWYPLLKYAQRLIQKNKLGYYDAFLLGINYILNEQCRSLAIPKRIITLIRDIWQLQLRLNSRKGQRAYKLMENPKFNSAYDFLIFRASIERNQEIFNLVEWWKEFQLATSIRQKNMLITLYDNKLCLSYI, encoded by the coding sequence ATGACTATTATATCACATGAAAATCATTTAATTTCGCATAAGGATATTAGTAAAAATGCATTAAAGGTTTTATATCGATTAAATAAATCAGGTTATGAATCTTATCTTGTTGGTGGAGGTGTTCGTGATTTGTTATTAGGAAAAAAACCAAAAGATTTTGATATCACTACTAATGCTACACCAGAACAAGTGCGTAAATTATTTAAAAATTGTCGTCTTATTGGACGACGTTTTCGTTTAGCGCATGTGATTTGTGGTCAAGAAATTATTGAAGTTGCTACTTTTCGTGGTTCTCATCAACAACTTAATAAATATAATAAACATTCTTTTTATAAAACACAAAATGGTATGTTATTACGTGATAATATTTTTGGGTCTATTGAAGAAGATGCAAAACGTCGTGATTTTACTATTAATAGTCTTTATTACGGTGTTAAAGATTTTATGTTACGTGATTATTTTAATGGTTTGCATGATTTAAAACATGGTGTAATTCGTTTGATTGGAGATCCAGAAACACGTTATCGTGAAGATCCAGTACGTATGTTACGTGCTATACGTTTTTCTGGTAAATTAGGTATGGTTATTAGTAATGAAACAGCTAAATTAATTCCATTTTTAGCTCCCTTATTACATAAAATTCCACCTACTCGTTTATTTGAAGAATCTTTAAAATTGTTATTAACAGGTTATAGTTATCCTACGTATATTAGTTTATGTAAGTATCAATTATTTAAATTATTATTTCCAATCATTGCACGTGATTTTACTTCAAATTGTTCTACATTAATTAAATGTACTTTAACAGAAATATTAAAATATATTGATTATCGTTTTCAAAATGGTAAACATGTTCATCCAGCTTTTTTATTTGCTGCAATATTATGGTATCCTTTATTAAAATATGCACAAAGATTAATACAAAAAAATAAATTAGGATATTATGATGCATTTTTATTAGGAATTAATTATATATTAAATGAACAATGTCGTTCTTTAGCTATTCCTAAACGTATCATTACATTAATACGTGATATTTGGCAATTACAGTTAAGATTAAATTCTCGTAAAGGACAAAGAGCATATAAATTAATGGAAAATCCAAAGTTTAATAGTGCTTATGATTTTTTAATATTTCGTGCTTCTATAGAAAGAAATCAGGAAATTTTTAATTTAGTTGAATGGTGGAAAGAATTTCAGTTAGCTACTTCTATACGCCAAAAAAATATGTTAATAACTCTTTATGATAATAAATTGTGTTTAAGTTATATATAA
- the lpxK gene encoding Tetraacyldisaccharide 4'-kinase produces MIKFIWSNNSLLNIILLPLSFLYGLINILIRFSYFSGLCKSWRSPIPVIIVGNITVGGNGKTPMVIWLVKQLKKRGYKIGIVSRGYGGKSKNYPLLVHKYSHPHETGDEPLLIYQRTHVPVAISPKRSDAIKLLLKTYPLDLIITDDGLQHYALQRDFELVIIDGSRRFGNGWLLPAGPLRESIKRLNNVDICINNGGIAQTGEITMYINAKEAVHLLSNKRCIVSKLNNVIAMAGIGNPKNFFLLLKKLKVNIQKKIVFQDHKKYKYKMLSILTKKEQILLMTEKDAVKCRNFAQHNWWYLPIYATFSSKDTKKILTRIIKLLINKHNIN; encoded by the coding sequence ATGATTAAATTTATTTGGTCAAATAATTCATTATTAAATATAATACTACTTCCTTTATCTTTTTTATATGGATTAATTAATATATTAATTCGATTTAGTTATTTTTCAGGATTATGTAAAAGTTGGCGTTCACCAATTCCTGTAATTATAGTAGGTAATATTACTGTTGGTGGAAATGGTAAAACACCTATGGTAATTTGGTTAGTTAAACAATTAAAAAAAAGAGGATATAAAATAGGTATAGTATCACGTGGTTATGGTGGAAAATCTAAAAATTATCCATTACTTGTACATAAATATAGTCATCCTCATGAAACAGGAGACGAACCGCTTTTGATTTATCAACGTACTCATGTACCAGTAGCAATCTCACCTAAAAGATCTGATGCAATTAAATTATTATTAAAAACATATCCATTAGATTTAATTATTACTGATGATGGTTTACAACATTATGCATTACAACGTGATTTTGAATTAGTAATAATTGACGGTTCACGACGTTTTGGTAATGGATGGTTATTACCAGCTGGTCCATTACGTGAATCTATAAAACGTTTAAATAATGTAGATATATGTATTAATAATGGTGGTATAGCACAAACTGGTGAAATTACCATGTATATAAATGCAAAAGAAGCAGTACATTTATTAAGTAATAAACGATGTATAGTATCTAAATTAAATAATGTAATAGCTATGGCTGGTATAGGAAATCCAAAAAATTTTTTTTTATTATTAAAAAAATTAAAAGTAAATATTCAAAAAAAAATAGTTTTTCAAGATCATAAAAAATATAAATATAAAATGTTATCTATTTTAACAAAAAAAGAACAGATATTATTAATGACAGAAAAAGATGCAGTAAAATGTCGTAATTTTGCTCAACATAATTGGTGGTATTTACCCATTTATGCAACATTTTCATCAAAAGATACAAAAAAAATATTAACAAGAATTATAAAATTATTAATTAATAAACATAATATAAATTAA